The nucleotide sequence TCTGGATCGCTATAGCCAACTGGCCAGCGAATGAATCCGATTGGCTGACCCCATGCATCCCAAATCTCGAACATCCCGTCGCCGTCAAGGTCACCAATGTTGCTGGTGGGAATTGCATCGATGGCTGGCGTCCCGCTGGAGTAAGAGGTCGCCAAAATTAAATAGAGGCATTCCGCACTCTGGTACTCCGTCGTTGCTGCCCCTGTCATCCGACTTGAATAAGCTTGCGCCGTAGACGGGAATTGGTATGGAGTCGTGGTGTTTTCGTACCACGACATTTTGAACGAGGTCCGCTGAGCCTTGTACTTGCGAGTGAGGATCAGTTCTTCCGTGTCACCATCACCATCAATATCGCCGCTGTCGATTAAAACACGATCGGCCGCTCCATAAATGGATGCAGGGGGCTGTTGGAAATCAGAAAACCGATCCGGCATTTCCATTCGTTGCAAATCACGAATCATATTCAGTCGGACACGTGCTGCCTCCGATCCCAAAACCTCAAACGAAAGCGTAGATCCGGTTACGCCAGCAACATAATCAACAGTGGGAATTTCAACGGGCAGTGAACGATACTTGTACGAGTCGTACTTCTCTTGAATGACACTGTCGATCATGCCGATGATCGTTCGCGTGCGAGACGCACGTGCACTTGCGGTCACGCCCTGCACTGCGATGGCGACCATGCTGCTCATGATGCCGATCACGACCATCACAACCAACAGTTCGACAAGCGTGAAGCCTGAGTCGGAGTGTTTTCTGGGAACCATGGGAATACCTAAATCAAAACGGACAACGCATCGCGTTGGATGAATGAACGACCTGCCTTGGTCACTCATCAAGGAATGTCATCGACCATTGCGCCACCACTGAAGTTTGCAATGTTGTCCGGTGCAAAGTGATTGGCACTGCTAGTCAAGTTTCCTTCTTGATACTTCGAAACACCCGTGAAGATCAGATCGCCAGGCGTGGCGACATCCAAACGTGGAGCGATGAGACTTCCACTCGGATACTGGTAGTAGGCTGGGCGATTGGTACCTTCCCCCGGGTCGAACATGTTCGCTGCACCAAAATTATCATCAAGCCCTGCTGAGATCACTTGGAACGTATCAGGGTTCATAAACTGCCATGAGGTGATCGCTTGGGGCAAGGACGTGAAGTTGCCGGTCGTCGTGATATTCTCAACTGAACCGGAGATATACGGACGGATCGCCCCGAACCCCGCTCCGCCGTAGCCGTTCATGCCCAGCGTCGCGTCTTCCTTTGCATAAGTCCGTGAATCGAAGTAGACGAACGGAGCACCGTCTTCGCGAGACCGGTAAGTGGGAAACAAATCCCCATCGTCGGTGGAGAGATAACGGTTGGTAGGGCTCAAAGCTGCTCCTGCATTGACGGAATCCGTATCGATCGTCAGCCGCCCCGTATCAAAATCAAAAAGCTTGTTGATACGATCGGTGTTGATCTGATAGTTGGCAGGCGTCTGTCTCTCGGCGCTTGTGGCGGCTGCGTATGTGCCGCTACCAACCCATTGCAACGGTCCGCCGGGGCCAGTGAAGGGACGCTGAATGTCTTCGCTGTAACCACCCAAGCACCACACTAATGACTCTGCACGATCAATAATCGTTGGGTTGAATGAGGCTCCAGTACCCACGATCGCGTCCAGCAACCCTGACTCTTCCGTAGTCATCCGGGAGAACAGCTTTCGGTAGTGTCGGTCAATAACGGACTTGTCGCTGAAGTCTGGCGGAAAGTCACCGTACTTCAAATTATATTGATCAATTGCCGATGCAATTGACCCCGTTTCCAACTTAATGGACGCCACCTTTGCTCGGCTGATCACGCCATTGATCGCGGGGACCAATGCGGCCGCGAGGACACCGATGATCGCGATCACCACCATCAACTCAACCAGGGTGAAGCCGGGACGCTGACGCTGAGGGGGGGAGGTCGGCAGGGACACAGGACCACGGGAGTTGGGGGTGCTGGATGACGGGACCACTGAGCCACTGGAACGATGTGGGACGGGTGATGAGAGTGACGAGAGGGTCATGGGCTACAAGCCTTTGAGGGAGTGATGAGTGGTGCGGCTCAGCCGCTCGGGTTTTCGTTTAGCCATTAGCTGTTCGCTACTAGCTTTTAACTGTTCGGAATCGAGACTCCGTTCTGGTCTTCCTTGATCTGTCTCGGATCGCTCCGCGATCCGATTTGGTTTGAGCTAACGGCTATTCGCTAACAGCTACTCGCTCGCCGCCTTGCGGCCTAAGTCAATCCGGTGATGAGCTGGACCAATGGCATGAACAGGGAGATCACGATGAAACCAACCGCAACCCCCAGGAACACGATCATCAGTGGCTCCATCAACGCGGTCAGGCTGTCGGTCATAATCGCGACTTCTTCGTCGTACGTGTCGGCGACCTTGTAAAGCATCGTGTCGAGCTCACCGGTCTCTTCGCCGACGTCGACCATGTTGACGACCAAGTCGTCGACGACGCGGCCTTGAATTTTGGTTAGGTAGAACAGCACGCAGAGCACCATCCCGGCGGCGATCATGTACAACGCCATGAACGTCAGGTTTTCGACCATGCCGTCCTTATCGAGCTTGCTGCCCTTACTGGTCAACGCAACGCTCATGACCATGATGCCGGGGAACGAGCCGAACAGGGCCCAAAAGAACGCGGCCATCGGGTGGAAACCGAGCACGCTGTGTTCACGCAATGGTGTCGCAATGACTTCCCCTTCGCGAATCGCTTCGGAAACCTTGCTGTACAGCTTTTCGAACATCGCGTTGCCCGCCGTTTCGCGGGTGATGTTCAATGCCTCCATAATCGGGACCCCGGAACTGATCAGCGTGCCGAGTGTCCGTGTGGTCCGGGCCAGAATGTTCTTTTCAATCAGCGAGCCGAAGATGGGCACGCGGATGATAAACATGTCAAAGCCAATCCGACCTTGTTTGAATTTCTTCATCAGCTTGACGATGATCATGAAACAGACCGGGATCGCGATCAGCAAGAACCAGTAACCGGCCACGTAGTTACTCATCGCGATCAGCAACTGCGTCGGCGCGGGCAGGGTCAGCCCGAAGTCATCGAACATCTTTTCGAACGTGGGCACGATGAAGATCATGATGAACGTCAGGATCAATGCGGCGACCAAGACCACGATGACCGGATAGATCAACGCCCCTTTGACCTTCCGCTTAAGCGACTCGGAGGCTTCCAGGAAGTCGGCGAGCCGGTTGAGGATGGTTTCCAACGCACCCCCGGCCTCTCCGGCCTTGATCATGTTGACGTAAAGTCGATTGAAGACCTTCGGGCATTTCGCCATCGCTTCGGACAGCGTCGCCCCGCCTTCGATCTCGTCGCACACGTCCATCAAAGAGTTCTTCAGCTTGCCCGGTTTCTGGTTCTGTTCCAGAATCCGAAGTGAACGCAAAATCGGCAGCCCGGCGTCCTGCAGGATGGAGAGCTGGCGGGTGAACGCGCAGATGTGCTTCGTCTTGGCACCGCCCATCGCGAAGGGGCGTTTCTTCCCGCCCCCGGCTGCGGCCTCGCCAGCGGCTTGTTTCTTAACCGCGATCTTGGTGACGAAGTAGCCCATCTGCCGGATGGTGGTTTGGGCTTCATCCTCATTCGACGCTTCGATTTCGTCCCGGATTTCTTCTCCGGTCGCGTTCATCGCTTCAAAGGTATAAGTTGGCATTTCGCTGCGCTCAAGTAAAAAGGGCCACAGGAAGTCAGGGCCACAGTTTCAATGGATAGGGAGTGATGAGGTGCTTAAGAGGCTAAGTGATCAGGCTCTGTTTACGGTTATTGATGAGGGCCTGGATCATTCGGGACAGTTGTTTGGATTCGTCGATCAGTGGTTTGCATTGATCTGGGGGCAATAGTTTGACTCGTTCGGCGATGTAGGTTTGGGTTCGCAGTTCAGCACAGGAGCCTTTGGCGATGACCAAAAAACGGATGAAGTCCTTGGGTGTTCGTTCGTAACCTTCAGCAATGTTGGACGGGACACTGACGGCGGCTCGTTGCATTTGATCTCGAAGGCCCCAGTCTTTGGCATCCGCAAGGACCTCGTAGGTTGCGACAGCCAAACGGCAACCGCGTTTCCAAATTTCCAGGTCCTCAAATGTCTGCCCCATCAACAAAACCTCGTTCAACGTCCAGTGCATTCAGTAAGTAGCTCGAGCCAGCCAGCGAGTCATCAATCCTTCCAACCAGCTAACCAACAGCCTGTGTTCCTGTGTTCCTGTGTTCCTGTGGCCCTGCAAACCTTTCCCCTAGCAGCGTCCCGCTGCCCCCTTACTCATTCACTGTTTCTCGGACGATTTCGT is from Neorhodopirellula lusitana and encodes:
- a CDS encoding prepilin-type N-terminal cleavage/methylation domain-containing protein, producing the protein MVPRKHSDSGFTLVELLVVMVVIGIMSSMVAIAVQGVTASARASRTRTIIGMIDSVIQEKYDSYKYRSLPVEIPTVDYVAGVTGSTLSFEVLGSEAARVRLNMIRDLQRMEMPDRFSDFQQPPASIYGAADRVLIDSGDIDGDGDTEELILTRKYKAQRTSFKMSWYENTTTPYQFPSTAQAYSSRMTGAATTEYQSAECLYLILATSYSSGTPAIDAIPTSNIGDLDGDGMFEIWDAWGQPIGFIRWPVGYSDPDGIIDYTTADEFDLFRSDFYYTVQTPPAPSSTSVLPAVNVNTGSAIAPWALRPLVISAGEDGDFGIAFNPIDDGGNPLDTFAYSSASWIWPKDTANMGAESQGRGAANYQWCDPYLRRFLHDNDVSVLDRTSATYATDTSRRLPGEELTGGPNQALADNITNFSLQVAQ
- a CDS encoding type II secretion system protein, which produces MTLSSLSSPVPHRSSGSVVPSSSTPNSRGPVSLPTSPPQRQRPGFTLVELMVVIAIIGVLAAALVPAINGVISRAKVASIKLETGSIASAIDQYNLKYGDFPPDFSDKSVIDRHYRKLFSRMTTEESGLLDAIVGTGASFNPTIIDRAESLVWCLGGYSEDIQRPFTGPGGPLQWVGSGTYAAATSAERQTPANYQINTDRINKLFDFDTGRLTIDTDSVNAGAALSPTNRYLSTDDGDLFPTYRSREDGAPFVYFDSRTYAKEDATLGMNGYGGAGFGAIRPYISGSVENITTTGNFTSLPQAITSWQFMNPDTFQVISAGLDDNFGAANMFDPGEGTNRPAYYQYPSGSLIAPRLDVATPGDLIFTGVSKYQEGNLTSSANHFAPDNIANFSGGAMVDDIP
- a CDS encoding type II secretion system F family protein, with protein sequence MPTYTFEAMNATGEEIRDEIEASNEDEAQTTIRQMGYFVTKIAVKKQAAGEAAAGGGKKRPFAMGGAKTKHICAFTRQLSILQDAGLPILRSLRILEQNQKPGKLKNSLMDVCDEIEGGATLSEAMAKCPKVFNRLYVNMIKAGEAGGALETILNRLADFLEASESLKRKVKGALIYPVIVVLVAALILTFIMIFIVPTFEKMFDDFGLTLPAPTQLLIAMSNYVAGYWFLLIAIPVCFMIIVKLMKKFKQGRIGFDMFIIRVPIFGSLIEKNILARTTRTLGTLISSGVPIMEALNITRETAGNAMFEKLYSKVSEAIREGEVIATPLREHSVLGFHPMAAFFWALFGSFPGIMVMSVALTSKGSKLDKDGMVENLTFMALYMIAAGMVLCVLFYLTKIQGRVVDDLVVNMVDVGEETGELDTMLYKVADTYDEEVAIMTDSLTALMEPLMIVFLGVAVGFIVISLFMPLVQLITGLT
- a CDS encoding four helix bundle protein, which produces MHWTLNEVLLMGQTFEDLEIWKRGCRLAVATYEVLADAKDWGLRDQMQRAAVSVPSNIAEGYERTPKDFIRFLVIAKGSCAELRTQTYIAERVKLLPPDQCKPLIDESKQLSRMIQALINNRKQSLIT